Within the Fibrobacter sp. genome, the region CAATTTTCCATTCTCGGTCAAATTCAAATTGTCGAGCAGTTCTTCATTCGTCATCGCCAAATCCTGCGCAGTCATTCTGCCGGATTTCTTTGCCTCACGACGAAAAATGTCGAAGCTTTCCTTGTCCAAATCCCTAAATTCAACACCATCAACAGGCATAGCATCCCATTTTGTCCGGGTCCTGTCCAACAAAAAATGCGTAAGAGCAGGCCCCTGCAAAAGCTGCTTTGTACTTCCGCTTCTATAGTGATATTCTCCCCTGTAATTTATGGGTTCAGAACTGGCAGGAACCGATATTTCAATGTATTCCTTTGAATCTGCAGAAAGCAAATTCACATCAACAAGCATGCCTAACGATTCCCTAATCTTGTTCGGGATATCTTCCATGAGCCTTTTGGCGTTCAGCACACCGCATACTTGTCCATCGTCGCTGACGCCGATATACAACTTGCCGCCCTGCGCATTGGCAAAGCCGCAAATCCACTTGAGATATTCATCCCTCCACGACGACTTGTATTCGATATTTTGACTTTCTGGCATTTTGCACCTCTCTTTTTGATGTTAGAGGCGTTTTCGCAGAAACCGAAAGCTGATTAAAACGAAAACGCACCTCGCCATTTGTAAAGCGAGATGCGTCGGGCATTAATGTACCTAATATCCCTAATATTGGCAAGGGGTGTAAGGAAATTTTACAAAGGGAAGGAATTTATCGCAACATTCATTTTCTATTCTATAACACCACGATATGCCGACAAGAGAGAATGAACTTCATCATCAGTCGTATACCGACCATAAAGCAGTGCTTTTATTTCTGACTCCTTGGCTTTAAAGCCCGCGTCTTTCAATCCGGCCGCCAAACGATCAAGCATAGCCTTATCTATTTCGTACCAGTATTTATTATTCTTTTCAATCTTCCAAAGTTTTTCTTCTTCTGTACCATTAATTTTCACCAACTTTGCTTTATAAAAAATTCCTAGGACTCGATTAATAATTCCACTAGTCGTTCCAATCATATTCTTTGATGTAATTTCCTGCACAAGAGCCTGCTTGCTCTTTGATTTCTGCGCGGTTTTATCACAAACCAACTTAAATATTTTACGTAAAGTCGCCTTCGGAAAAACATCCCACCCTTTCTTCTTCAAAATTTTCGCCAAAGTCATTTGTGCATCTTCTTGCACATTCACTTTCTTCTTGACTAGTGACACAACAAGAGTCCCATTCCCGTCATCTTTTATTTCCGCAAAATCAGTAGCATTTACAAAATCCTTGAATGTTTTAAATCCAAGTCGTTTTTCACTGAAAGCGTTGTCCCGTTCCAACATTTTAGACTTAAGCGCAGACAAGTGAATAGAGCCGTCTTCTTCTTGCAAAATAGATTGAAGAATGTCTATAAAATCAATTTTTTCCGAAACGAGCATACTATTACGTTCGGTTTCGTCAGCATTTTCCTCATCGGCATTATCCGTGTAGATATACCTTGAGCAAGAATTCTTAACACATTCGCTGAGCGGGGATTTCGGACCAACACCTATCACGTCCTTTCCTTGTTCACGTAGTTTACGGAATAACGGAGAAAAATCAGAATCACCAGTTGCAAGCACAATCCACTGGGCCTGCGATTCAATCGCCACTTCCATGGTATCAACAGTCATTTTAATATCTGTAGAATTTTTCCCACTGACAGGATGGAATGTATGTATCAGTTCAAACCCATTTTCATTCAGCACAGACTGCAACGGGGCCAACTGCGTAGTAGACCACTTGCCATACGCCTTGCGTACGACTACTTGTCCCAGGGAACGCAGTTCTTCCATCAGGGTTTCAACACCGCCGTTCTTTACCCAAGAGGTCAAGTTTTCCGCATCAATGAAAATTGCAACGTGATTAGACATTCACTTTACCTATTTTTTTACAGGATTCCTTTTTTAAATCTACAAAAAGAATGGGGTTTTAGGGGCGGAGCCCCACCTTGGTGGCCATGCGCACTAAGCACTTCCCCAAAGAGGATAACTCTACTATGGCAACAAGTTGCCAAGTATCGTATAAAAGCGCTAAGTGCTGTCCGCCCTAGGCGAAGGGGTAGCGGAAGACGAAGGGAGATCCCCGCCTTCGCGGGGATGACTTTCGGCTGGAGCGAGGGGAAGGCCTTCCCCTTTTTAATAAAAAAACAAGGGAGATTCCCACCATGGTGGCCATGCGCACTAAAAGCAAAGCTTTAAGTGCTGTCCGCCCGGTCAAGCCGGGAATGACAATAGGGGCATTTTACTAAATTTGTGCCCACTATGGAAACTCGTTACAATTCTAAAGATGTGGAAGCCCGATGGCATAAGACCTGGGCTGAGAATAACAGTTTTGCACCCAGCGGAAAGGGCGAACCGTTCTCGGTCGTGATTCCGCCCCCGAACGTTACCGGCGCGCTCCATCTGGGACACGCGCTCAACGATACGCTCCAAGATATTTTGGTACGCTACCGCCGTAAGACGGGCCGCGACACGCTGTGGATTCCGGGTACGGACCACGCGGGCATCGCCACGCAGGCCGTGGTCGAAAAGCGCCTTTTCCAGGACGAACACAAGACCCGCCACGACATTGGCCGCGATGCGCTGGTGGAACGCATCTGGAAGTGGAAGGACGAATACGAAGCCCGCATCACGAAGCAGCTCAAGAGCCTGGGCGTCAGCTGCGACTGGAGCCGTCAGCGCTTCACGCTGGACCCGGTCTGCGCAAAGGCCGTGCGCCACGCCTTCTTCAACCTGTTCAAGAAGGGCCTCATCTACCGCGGCAAGCGCCTGGTGAACTGGGATACCAAGCTCCAGACCGCCGTCGCCGACGACGAAATCTACTACGAACACGTGAAGGGCCACTTCTGGACGTTCAAGTACCCCCTGGCCGACGGTTCGGGATTTATCCCCGTTTCGACCACCCGTCCGGAAACCATCATGGGCGATACCGCCCTCGCCGTGCACCCCAACGACGAACGCTACGCGCAGTTCATCGGCAAGATGCTCAAGGTGCCCTTCGTTGACCGCGAAATTCCGGTGATTGCCGATGCTATCTTGGTGGACAAGGACTTCGGTACGGGTTCCGTGAAGGTGACGCCCGCACATGACCCGAACGACTATGCGACGGGTCTTCGCCACAAGCTCCCGATGATCAACATCATGAACGATGACGGCAGCTTGAACGAAAACGCCGGCAAGTTCCAGGGCCTCAAGGGCCAGGCCGCACGCGATGCCGTGGTGGCAGGGCTTGAAGAACTCGGACTCCTCATCAAGGTGGAAGACCACGAAATGGACGTGGGTCACTCCGACCGTTCCAAGACTGTGATCGAGCCGTACCTCAGCGACCAGTGGTTCGTGAAGATGGACGTGCTCGCCGAAAACGCGATGAACGCAGTGAAGTCGGGCGAAATCAAGATTATCCCCGAACGCTACGCCAACAAGTATCTGGACTGGCTTGCCGAAAAGCGCGACTGGTGCATCAGCCGCCAGCTCTGGTGGGGCCACCGCATTCCCATTTGGCACACCGACGCTAGCGAAGACGAACTGAAGGCCGCATTTGCGGGCCGCGACGACATCTACTTCTACAAGGCCGAAAACGGCGGCTACCTGGTGTGCAGCCAGGAAGAAGACCTGAAGTCTGACGCCGTGCCGGGTCACGAACTCAAGCAGGAAGAAGACGTGCTCGACACGTGGTTCTCCAGTGGACTCTGGCCGCATTCTACCATGGGCTGGCCGGGAAACACCGACACGCTCAAGCGCTACTACCCCACCAGCGTGCTCGTGACGAGCCGCGACATCATTACGCTGTGGGTCGCCCGCATGGTGCTCTTCAGCCAAGAGAACATGGGTACGGTCCCGTTCCACACGGTGTATATTCACCCGAAGATTCTGGACGGCAATGGTCAAACCATGAGCAAGTCCAAGGGCAACGGCGTGGACCCGATGGATATCGAAGAGAAATACGGCACCGACGCTCTGCGTTTTGTGATGGCAAGCCTCTGCACCGACAACCAGGACGTGCGCCTGCCGGTGAAAAAGGAAAAGCAGCCGGATGGCCGCGAAATCAACACCAGCGAAAAGTTCGAAATCGGCCGTAACTTCAGCAACAAGCTGTGGAACGCCTGCCGCTTCCTTTACCCGCAGCTCGAACAGGCCGGTGCGCTTGCTGCCGAACTCCCGATGGACAAGAGCTTGTTCGCTCTCGAAGACAAGTGGATTCTTAGCCGCCTGCAGACGACCATCAAGGACGCCACCCGCATGCTCGAAGAATACCACTTCGCCGAACTCGCCGGGTTCCTGTACCGCTTCGTGTGGGACGACGTGTGCTCCAGCTACTTGGAAATCAAGAAGTCCGTGATCAACAGCGAAACGCTCACCGCCGAGAAGAAGAACGCCATGGCCATCCTCAGCTACGTGCTGAAGAACGTGCTCGACCTGCTCCACCCGGTGATGCCGTTCATTACCGAAGAGCTCAACAGCATCCTGTTCCAGGGCAGCGAAATGGTGATCAGCCGCGCATGGCCCAAGGCCGACGAATCGCTCATTGACGCAAAGATCGAAGCCGCATTCGACCAGGCATTTGCCGTGGTGGAAAGCGTGCGTGGCGTGCGTGGCCGCTACAACGTGAGCCCCGCCACCAAGCTGAACGCCGTGGTGAGCGTCGACGACGCCGCAACGGAAGCCAGCGTGAAGGACTGCATGGCAATCATCACCGAA harbors:
- a CDS encoding NYN domain-containing protein; its protein translation is MSNHVAIFIDAENLTSWVKNGGVETLMEELRSLGQVVVRKAYGKWSTTQLAPLQSVLNENGFELIHTFHPVSGKNSTDIKMTVDTMEVAIESQAQWIVLATGDSDFSPLFRKLREQGKDVIGVGPKSPLSECVKNSCSRYIYTDNADEENADETERNSMLVSEKIDFIDILQSILQEEDGSIHLSALKSKMLERDNAFSEKRLGFKTFKDFVNATDFAEIKDDGNGTLVVSLVKKKVNVQEDAQMTLAKILKKKGWDVFPKATLRKIFKLVCDKTAQKSKSKQALVQEITSKNMIGTTSGIINRVLGIFYKAKLVKINGTEEEKLWKIEKNNKYWYEIDKAMLDRLAAGLKDAGFKAKESEIKALLYGRYTTDDEVHSLLSAYRGVIE
- a CDS encoding valine--tRNA ligase yields the protein METRYNSKDVEARWHKTWAENNSFAPSGKGEPFSVVIPPPNVTGALHLGHALNDTLQDILVRYRRKTGRDTLWIPGTDHAGIATQAVVEKRLFQDEHKTRHDIGRDALVERIWKWKDEYEARITKQLKSLGVSCDWSRQRFTLDPVCAKAVRHAFFNLFKKGLIYRGKRLVNWDTKLQTAVADDEIYYEHVKGHFWTFKYPLADGSGFIPVSTTRPETIMGDTALAVHPNDERYAQFIGKMLKVPFVDREIPVIADAILVDKDFGTGSVKVTPAHDPNDYATGLRHKLPMINIMNDDGSLNENAGKFQGLKGQAARDAVVAGLEELGLLIKVEDHEMDVGHSDRSKTVIEPYLSDQWFVKMDVLAENAMNAVKSGEIKIIPERYANKYLDWLAEKRDWCISRQLWWGHRIPIWHTDASEDELKAAFAGRDDIYFYKAENGGYLVCSQEEDLKSDAVPGHELKQEEDVLDTWFSSGLWPHSTMGWPGNTDTLKRYYPTSVLVTSRDIITLWVARMVLFSQENMGTVPFHTVYIHPKILDGNGQTMSKSKGNGVDPMDIEEKYGTDALRFVMASLCTDNQDVRLPVKKEKQPDGREINTSEKFEIGRNFSNKLWNACRFLYPQLEQAGALAAELPMDKSLFALEDKWILSRLQTTIKDATRMLEEYHFAELAGFLYRFVWDDVCSSYLEIKKSVINSETLTAEKKNAMAILSYVLKNVLDLLHPVMPFITEELNSILFQGSEMVISRAWPKADESLIDAKIEAAFDQAFAVVESVRGVRGRYNVSPATKLNAVVSVDDAATEASVKDCMAIITELSGLSDLSVAVKAVKPKFSASAVVPGGELYIPLEGILDPAAEIARLEKEIEKAKAFAASIERKLSNEKFVSGAPEAVVNAERTKLATQQDIIAKNEAALKELK